From Anopheles coluzzii chromosome 3, AcolN3, whole genome shotgun sequence, the proteins below share one genomic window:
- the LOC120954829 gene encoding cytochrome P450 4C1-like has translation MWWFWLVALVLAALGLWQVWIVQRHRFASHLPVVQPYYPIIGNAQLFIGKSSVDLFNQILQQFRQYDGWFKAWLGPKLVLATSHPDIMNAVLSHPDCLKKPFFYDFVKLEHAIFAGHLCFFSVSFSDHLWKTQRKALNPTFNTRILNSFIPVFVQCSRQMVQHMEQSVGDVGRSISIFPFISKCTLEMVCGTTIGCDVMEQPGKETFIENLDRWFELVAKRMVSIHHYIELLYRFSRDFTEESEHRSSCFRFFETVIEKAKARINSTAIEDECEDYKKPLIFADQLLAAQHNGNPFTDIEVTHNIYAMIAAGNDTTALQVTHTCLFLAMHPAIQERVYREVMDVFPNPDQDIEVEDLKKLTYMERVIKESLRLAPSGPNIARQTMKDIEIAGVHIPRDSLIVMSIFSMHRRKDVWGPDADVFDPDRFLPERSVGRSANVFIPFSAGARNCIGGRYAMLSMKVTLSSILRRLRLRSDLQMNDLQFRFGLTLKLESEYLVEVEKRM, from the exons ATGTGGTGGTTTTGGTTGGTGGCTTTGGTGCTAGCAGCCCTCGGACTGTGGCAGGTGTGGATCGTACAGCGCCATCGGTTTGCATCCCACCTGCCGGTGGTGCAGCCGTACTATCCCATTATAGGGAATGCGCAGCTTTTCATCGGAAAGTCAAGCGTTGATCTGTTCAATCAGATACTGCAACAGTTCCGGCAGTATGATGGTTGGTTTAAGGCATGGCTCGGTCCAAAGCTGGTGCTGGCTACCTCGCATCCGGACATCATGAATGCAGTACTTAGCCATCCCGATTGTCTGAAGAAACCGTTTTTCTACGACTTTGTGAAGCTGGAGCACGCAATCTTTGCGGGACACT tgtgtttcttttctgtttctttctcAGATCATTTGTGGAAAACGCAACGGAAAGCGCTCAATCCGACCTTCAACACGCGCATACTGAACAGTTTTATTCCGGTGTTTGTGCAGTGCTCCAGGCAGATGGTGCAGCACATGGAGCAAAGTGTGGGTGACGTCGGCCGGTCGATATCCATCTTCCCTTTCATAAGCAAATGTACGCTGGAAATGGTGTGCGGGACGACGATTGGCTGCGATGTGATGGAGCAGCCAGGCAAGGAAACGTTCATTGAGAATCTCGACCG ATGGTTCGAGCTGGTCGCGAAACGTATGGTCAGTATCCATCATTACATCGAGCTGCTGTACCGGTTTTCGCGCGACTTCACGGAGGAGTCTGAACATCGCTCATCCTGCTTTCGTTTCTTTGAAACG GTAATTGAAAAGGCAAAGGCTCGCATAAACTCTACCGCCATTGAAGATGAGTGTGAGGACTACAAAAAGCCACTCATATTTGCCGACCAGCTGTTGGCGGCGCAGCACAACGGAAATCCCTTTACCGACATCGAAGTTACGCACAATATTTACGCGATGATAGCGGCG GGCAATGACACTACTGCACTTCAGGTGACACACACCTGTCTGTTCCTTGCCATGCACCCAGCGATACAGGAGCGCGTGTACCGCGAGGTGATGGACGTGTTTCCCAATCCCGATCAGGACATTGAGGTGGAGGATCTCAAGAAGCTGACCTACATGGAGCGCGTAATCAAGGAGAGCCTTCGGCTAGCCCCGTCCGGACCGAACATTGCACGCCAAACGATGAAAGACATTGAGATAGCTGGTGTACACATACCGCGTGACAGTTTGATAGTGATGAGCATATTTTCAATGCACCGCCGTAAGGATGTTTGGGGCCCGGACGCGGACGTTTTTGACCCAGACCGGTTTCTGCCGGAACGAAGCGTAGGCAGAAGCGCGAACGTGTTCATACCGTTCAGTGCCGGTGCGCGCAACTGTATCGGCGGGCGGTACGCCATGCTCAGCATGAAGGTGACGCTGTCCAGCATACTGCGCCGGTTGCGGCTTCGCTCGGATCTGCAAATGAATGATCTGCAGTTTCGGTTCGGCCTGACGCTGAAGCTCGAGTCTGAATATTTAGTAGAGGTAGAGAAGAGGATGTag